One genomic segment of Saccharomyces kudriavzevii IFO 1802 strain IFO1802 genome assembly, chromosome: 8 includes these proteins:
- the ENO2 gene encoding phosphopyruvate hydratase ENO2 (similar to Saccharomyces cerevisiae ENO1 (YGR254W) and ENO2 (YHR174W); ancestral locus Anc_5.62) codes for MAVSKVYARSVYDSRGNPTVEVELTTENGVFRSIVPSGASTGIHEALEMRDEDKSKWMGKGVMNAVNNVNNVIAAAFVKANLDVKNQKAVDDFLLSLDGTANKSKLGANAILGVSMAAARAAAAEKNVPLYQHLADLSKSKTSPYVLPVPFLNVLNGGSHAGGALALQEFMIAPTGAKTFAEAMRIGSEVYHNLKSLTKKRYGASAGNVGDEGGVAPNIQTAEEALDLIVDAIKAAGHDGKVQIGLDCASSEFFKDGKYDLDFKNPDSDKSKWLSGVELADMYHSLMKRYPIVSIEDPFAEDDWEAWSHFFKTAGIQIVADDLTVTNPARIATAIEKKAADALLLKVNQIGTLSESIKAAQDSFAAGWGVMVSHRSGETEDTFIADLVVGLRTGQIKTGAPARSERLAKLNQLLRIEEELGDNAVFAGANFHHGDKL; via the coding sequence atggcTGTCTCTAAAGTTTACGCTAGATCCGTCTACGACTCCCGTGGTAACCCAACCGTCGAAGTCGAATTAACCACTGAAAACGGTGTTTTCAGATCCATCGTTCCATCTGGTGCCTCCACCGGTATCCACGAAGCTTTGGAAATGAGAGATGAAGACAAATCCAAGTGGATGGGTAAGGGTGTCATGAACGCTGTCAACAACGTCAACAACGTTATTGCTGCTGCTTTCGTCAAGGCCAACCTAGATGTCAAGAACCAAAAGGCTGTCGATGACTTCTTGTTGTCTTTGGACGGTACCGCTAACAAGTCCAAGTTGGGTGCTAACGCTATCTTGGGTGTCTCCATGGCCGCTGCTAGAGCCGCTGCCGCTGAAAAGAACGTCCCATTGTACCAACATTTGGCTGACTTGTCCAAGTCTAAGACTTCTCCATACGTTTTGCCAGTTCCATTCTTGAACGTTTTGAACGGTGGTTCCCACGCTGGTGGTGCTTTGGCTTTGCAAGAATTCATGATTGCTCCAACTGGTGCTAAGACCTTCGCTGAAGCCATGAGAATTGGTTCCGAAGTTTACCACAACTTGAAGTCTTTGACCAAGAAGAGATACGGTGCTTCTGCCGGTAACGTCGGTGACGAAGGTGGTGTTGCTCCAAACATTCAAACTGCTGAAGAAGCTTTGGACTTGATTGTTGACGCTATCAAGGCTGCTGGTCACGACGGTAAGGTCCAAATCGGTTTGGACTGTGCCTCctctgaatttttcaaggacGGTAAGTACGACTTGGACTTCAAGAACCCAGATTCTGACAAATCCAAGTGGTTGTCTGGTGTCGAATTAGCTGACATGTACCACTCCTTGATGAAGAGATACCCAATTGTCTCCATCGAAGATCCATTTGCTGAAGATGACTGGGAAGCTTGGTCTCACTTCTTCAAGACCGCTGGTATTCAAATTGTTGCTGATGACTTGACTGTCACCAACCCAGCTAGAATTGCCACCGccattgaaaagaaggCTGCTGACGCTTTGTTGTTGAAGGTTAACCAAATCGGTACCTTGTCTGAATCCATCAAGGCTGCTCAAGACTCTTTCGCTGCCGGCTGGGGTGTCATGGTTTCCCACAGATCTGGTGAAACTGAAGACACTTTCATCGCTGACTTGGTTGTCGGTTTGAGAACTGGTCAAATCAAGACCGGTGCTCCAGCTAGATCCGAAAGATTGGCTAAGTTGAACCAATTGTTGAGAATCGAAGAAGAATTAGGTGACAACGCTGTCTTCGCTGGTGCCAACTTCCACCACGGTGACAAGTTGTAA
- the CTR2 gene encoding low-affinity Cu transporter (similar to Saccharomyces cerevisiae CTR2 (YHR175W); ancestral locus Anc_5.61) yields MTTTSFVGDTKKVRSPTHMMEASTGHDHDGMHMGDGDDTCSMNMLFSWSYKNTCIVFEWWHIKTLPGLILSCLAIFGMAYLYEYLKYCIHKKQLSQRALLPNRSQVKINQADKVSNSILYGLQVGFSFMLMLVFMTYNGWLMLAVVCGAIWGNYSWSASYYPEIDDSSLACH; encoded by the coding sequence ATGACAACAACTTCATTTGTCGGCGACACGAAAAAGGTACGGAGCCCAACGCACATGATGGAAGCAAGCACAGGCCACGATCACGATGGCATGCACATGGGAGACGGAGACGATACGTGCTCTATGAACATGCTATTCTCATGGTCATACAAAAACACTTGTATTGTCTTTGAATGGTGGCATATCAAGACCTTGCCTGGGCTAATTTTAAGTTGTTTAGCAATTTTTGGGATGGCATATCTTTACGAGTATCTAAAATACTGCATCCATAAAAAACAATTGTCGCAGAGAGCATTGCTGCCTAATCGTTCTCAAGTTAAGATTAATCAAGCCGACAAAGTTTCCAATAGCATTCTATATGGCCTACAAGTTGGATTTTCGTTTATGCTGATGCTTGTGTTCATGACTTACAACGGCTGGTTGATGTTAGCTGTGGTATGTGGAGCAATATGGGGAAATTACAGTTGGAGTGCCTCGTACTATCCTGAGATAGATGACAGTTCGCTTGCCTGCCATTGA
- the FMO1 gene encoding N,N-dimethylaniline monooxygenase (similar to Saccharomyces cerevisiae FMO1 (YHR176W); ancestral locus Anc_5.60) translates to MTVNDKKRLAIIGGGPGGLAAARVFSQSLNNLEIEIFVKDYDIGGVWHYPEQEKDGRVMYDHLETNISKELMQFSGFPFDASVPLYPSRKNIWEYLKEYYKTFVANKDCITIHFSTEVTHLEKRGSQWKITYKNGLATTKSDFDFAIVASGHYSAPKFPSSITGIGQWFDDKSAIHSKNFKNCEFARDKTVIVVGNGSSGQDIANQLTTVAKKVYNSIREAASNQPKAKLIETIPTINGADRRNSSVALSDGRVIQNVDYIVFATGYYYSFPFIEPSIRLDVLGEGVTHDRNSSVNLHNLWEHMIYVKDPTLSFILIPQLVIPFPLSELQAAIMVEAFCKNLPIATEFDSSICGAHNFPKGKDLEHYAELQEILSSIPHRIGHFDPVKWDERLTELRNTSYTDKEERNMLLTEHAQTLREKKIPYFLPAPHA, encoded by the coding sequence ATGACAGTGAATGACAAGAAAAGATTGGCTATTATAGGTGGGGGACCAGGGGGGTTGGCTGCTGCCAGAGTATTCTCACAAAGTCTCAATAATCTTGAAATAGAGATCTTTGTAAAGGATTACGACATTGGCGGTGTTTGGCACTATCCAGAACAAGAGAAGGATGGAAGGGTTATGTATGATCATTTGGAAACCAATATATCTAAAGAGCTAATGCAGTTTAGCGGGTTCCCCTTCGACGCAAGCGTCCCTTTATATCCCTCTAGGAAAAACATCTGGGAGTATCTGAAGGAATATTATAAAACGTTCGTAGCCAACAAAGATTGCATTACAATCCACTTCAGTACCGAGGTTACCCATTTGGAGAAAAGGGGTTCTCAGTGGAAAATAACTTACAAAAATGGGCTTGCGACGACCAAAtctgattttgattttgctaTTGTTGCCTCGGGCCACTATAGTGCGCCCAAATTTCCATCCAGCATCACGGGAATCGGTCAATGGTTCGATGATAAGAGCGCCATCcattccaaaaatttcaaaaactgcGAATTCGCCCGCGACAAAACGGTTATTGTAGTGGGGAATGGTAGTTCTGGTCAAGATATTGCCAACCAATTGACAACTGTTGCGAAGAAAGTTTATAATAGTATAAGGGAGGCTGCAAGCAATCAGCCAAAGGCGAAATTAATCGAGACCATTCCAACAATAAATGGTGCTGATCGGAGAAATAGTTCGGTAGCTTTATCTGATGGGAGAGTAATTCAAAATGTGGACTATATTGTTTTCGCTACGGGCTATTATTACAGCTTCCCCTTTATAGAGCCCTCCATTAGGTTGGACGTGTTAGGAGAAGGTGTCACTCACGATAGAAACTCGTCCGTCAACCTGCACAATCTATGGGAGCATATGATTTACGTGAAGGATCCCACATTATCTTTCATCCTAATCCCTCAATTGGTCATTCCCTTCCCACTGTCAGAACTCCAAGCTGCCATCATGGTAGAAGCATTTTGTAAGAACCTACCAATAGCAACAGAATTCGACTCTAGCATCTGCGGTGCCCATAATTTCCCAAAGGGCAAAGATCTCGAACACTATGCGGAGCTACAGGAAATTCTGAGCAGTATTCCACATAGAATCGGCCATTTTGATCCAGTGAAATGGGACGAGAGACTTACAGAACTAAGAAACACCAGTTACACAGACAAGGAGGAGAGAAATATGCTTCTTACTGAACACGCACAAACCctaagggaaaaaaaaataccgtACTTCCTCCCAGCGCCACATGCTTGA
- the ROF1 gene encoding Rof1p (similar to Saccharomyces cerevisiae YHR177W): MLGIGPTCYGCIDNEEDLALVFQGVFDGNLRCIERRPYEAEKAKLVGSGNIFVFNEERSGIKRWTDGFSWSPSRISGKFLVYREYNKLGSTQDPSLHTVLDYNIFERSHQKYVYTGLLKKTFSLKYCIDPTDGSKLETFHLVAYYKEQDIHQGSLKRPSENPFFNKFQPSQKLTDALKKVAVGNGRSNPTRSSERDRAKLQNTGMRRSLSSSSTYNDFVKNNAIPPRNIPTRMPFFDGRGKIQTPSSFRNITEDQHQRQREYAFPMEKQNQLPIPYAQHPPQPLGIYSARYQPGLRRTVSQPVIFCSNFNPPQQQQPIVTSCEGRGVTPLSLVYSSKKFHAIPYQNLDPYYSRSGPECISPPAPIPSNMMPPVHSILVHDYSQQKIITSSNVAQPPHSTTATSTATKNSDGIYILPAPRMNVPPPAQYPMTLARNKTHNSPPFSKDSASTDQDYHPRYSK; this comes from the coding sequence ATGCTAGGTATCGGCCCCACTTGCTACGGGTGCATTGACAACGAAGAGGATTTGGCCCTTGTTTTCCAGGGCGTTTTTGATGGAAATTTGAGATGCATCGAACGAAGGCCATatgaagcagaaaaagCTAAATTGGTTGGCTCAGGaaacatttttgttttcaatgaagaaagatcCGGCATCAAGAGATGGACCGATGGGTTTTCTTGGTCTCCTTCGAGAATTTCAGGCAAGTTCCTCGTATATAGAGAGTATAACAAACTTGGTTCCACGCAAGATCCCTCACTGCATACTGTCCTCGATTATAACATCTTCGAGAGGTCTCATCAGAAATACGTTTACACTGGGttactaaaaaaaacattctcTTTGAAGTACTGCATAGATCCCACCGACGGCAGCAAGCTGGAAACATTTCACCTTGTTGCCTATTATAAGGAACAGGACATTCACCAAGGAAGTTTGAAAAGACCTTCGGAAAATCCTTTCTTTAATAAATTCCAACCTTCACAAAAACTTACAGacgctttgaaaaaagtagCTGTGGGGAATGGCAGATCCAATCCTACTAGAAGTAGTGAAAGAGACAGGGCCAAATTACAAAACACGGGAATGCGTCGGTCATTGTCATCCTCGTCGACCTATAATGATTTTGTAAAAAACAATGCCATTCCTCCACGAAATATTCCGACTAGaatgcctttttttgatgGCAGAGGTAAAATTCAGACACCTTCCAGCTTCAGAAACATCACCGAAGACCAGCACCAACGACAGCGGGAATACGCATTCCCAATGGAGAAACAGAACCAGCTACCTATTCCGTACGCACAGCACCCGCCGCAACCACTAGGCATCTATAGTGCTCGTTACCAACCTGGACTGAGACGCACGGTTTCACAGCCTGTGATCTTTTGTAGTAATTTTAACCCaccacaacaacaacaaccCATTGTAACATCTTGCGAAGGAAGGGGTGTGACGCCTCTTTCACTGGTGTATTCTtctaaaaaatttcatgcAATACCATACCAAAACTTGGACCCGTATTACTCAAGATCGGGCCCTGAATGCATTAGTCCTCCAGCTCCTATCCCTTCAAACATGATGCCACCTGTGCATTCCATATTGGTGCATGATTATTCACAACAAAAGATAATCACGAGTTCCAATGTCGCTCAGCCTCCCCATTCGACAACAGCCACATCTACCGCCACCAAGAACTCGGATggaatatatattttaCCAGCGCCTCGTATGAATGTCCCACCTCCAGCACAATACCCAATGACTCTTGCACGAAACAAAACGCACAATTCACCGCCATTTAGTAAAGACAGTGCTTCGACCGATCAGGACTACCATCCTCGCTACTCCAAATAG
- the STB5 gene encoding Stb5p (similar to Saccharomyces cerevisiae STB5 (YHR178W); ancestral locus Anc_5.59): protein MDGASFAQQDEGSQRTTELYSCARCRKLKKKCGKQIPTCANCDKNGARCSYPGRAPRRTKKELADAMLRGEYVPVKRNKKAGKSPLSNQSMTASSSSASTNGGVTPGFSPYENDDPHRMKQLKPTDPINLVMGASPNSGEGVSSLISVLTSLNDSTNSSSHLSSNENSMVPSRSLPASVQQGSTTASFGGYTTPSPVISGSALTNAQSVPLENSNNNSANNDDNSNDIGNNSSAPQLNLSMYANHPVSNGRYDSVPVDASSIEFETLSCCFKGGRTTSWVKEDGSFKSIDRSLLDRFIAAYFKHNHRLFPMIDKIAFLNDASTITDFETLCDNKNYPDSFVFKVYMIMAIGCTTLQRAGMVSQDEECLSEHLAFLAMKKFRSVIILQDIETVRCLLLLGIYSFFEPKGSSSWTISGIIMRSTIGLGLNRELTAKKLKSMSAMEAEARYRVFWSAYCFERLVCTSLGRISGIDDEDITVPLPRALYGDERDDLEMTKLMISLRKMGGRIYKQVHSVSAGRQKLTIEQKQEIISGLRKELDDIYSRESERRTLKNSQMDEVERGSSSTTNVISFHSSKIWLAMRYSQLQILLYRPSALMPKPPIDSLSTLGEFCLQAWKHTYTLYKKRLLPLNWITLFRTLTICNTILYCLCQWSIDLIESKIEIQQCVEILRHFGERWIFAMKCADVFQNISNTILDISLSHGKVPNMDQLTRELFGASDSYQDILDENNVDVSWVDKLV, encoded by the coding sequence ATGGATGGTGCTAGTTTTGCACAGCAAGACGAAGGCTCACAGCGAACTACCGAATTGTATTCGTGCGCACGCTGtagaaaattaaagaagaagtgTGGTAAACAAATACCGACATGTGCAAATTGCGATAAAAATGGAGCACGCTGTTCCTATCCAGGTAGAGCTCCAAGGCGTACCAAGAAGGAGTTAGCGGACGCTATGCTTCGGGGAGAGTATGTCCcagtgaaaagaaacaagaaagcAGGCAAGAGTCCCTTAAGTAATCAGAGTATGACGGCCTCCTCTAGCTCAGCATCAACAAATGGCGGCGTAACGCCCGGGTTTTCACCttatgaaaatgatgatccGCACAGGATGAAACAGCTAAAACCGACAGACCCGATAAACCTTGTCATGGGAGCCAGTCCGAATTCTGGCGAAGGTGTCTCATCGCTGATTTCGGTGCTTACATCATTGAATGATAGCACCAATTCTTCCTCGCATTTATCTTCCAACGAAAACTCCATGGTCCCTTCTCGATCGCTGCCCGCCTCAGTGCAACAAGGTTCGACAACTGCGTCATTCGGAGGATATACCACGCCGTCGCCGGTTATTAGTGGGTCGGCGCTTACGAATGCCCAATCTGTACCACTAGAAAACAGCAATAACAACAGTGCCAACAACGATGACAACAGCAATGATATTGGCAATAATAGCAGTGCGCCACAACTTAACCTTAGCATGTATGCAAACCATCCCGTTTCCAATGGAAGATATGATTCTGTACCCGTCGATGCGTCCTCGATAGAATTTGAAACTTTGTCATGTTGCTTCAAGGGCGGTAGGACAACATCATGGGTCAAGGAAGATGGCTCGTTTAAATCAATCGATCGATCTCTGCTGGACAGGTTCATCGCTGCATACTTCAAGCACAATCATCGGTTATTCCCCATGATCGATAAAATAGCATTTTTAAACGATGCTTCCACAATCACAGATTTCGAAACATTGTGTGACAACAAGAACTACCCCGATAGCTTTGTCTTCAAAGTATATATGATAATGGCTATTGGCTGCACAACTCTGCAACGTGCTGGTATGGTTTCCCAGGACGAAGAATGTCTAAGTGAACATTTGGCATTTTTGgccatgaaaaaattccGTAGCGTGATAATTCTGCAAGATATCGAAACGGTACGATGTCTGTTATTGTTGGGCATATATTCGTTTTTCGAGCCGAAGGGCTCTTCATCATGGACGATCAGTGGCATCATAATGAGATCGACCATAGGCTTAGGCCTTAATAGGGAATTGACTGCCAAAAAACTCAAGAGTATGTCGGCCATGGAGGCGGAAGCAAGGTATAGAGTATTTTGGAGCGCCTATTGTTTCGAAAGGCTGGTATGCACTTCGCTGGGGCGTATTTCTGGAATTGACGACGAAGACATCACTGTACCTCTACCGAGAGCGCTGTATGGAGATGAAAGGGATGACTTGGAGATGACTAAGCTGATGATATCATTGAGGAAGATGGGAGGCCGCATTTATAAACAAGTTCACTCCGTGAGTGCAGGACGACAAAAACTAACCattgaacaaaaacaagaaatcatAAGTGGATTGCGCAAGGAGCTAGATGATATTTACTCACGAGAGTCAGAAAGAAGGACGCTGAAGAATTCTCAGATGGATGAGGTCGAAAGGGGCAGCAGTTCTACCACCAATGTGATCTCTTTCCATAGTTCAAAGATTTGGTTAGCTATGAGGTACTCTCAATTGCAGATCTTACTATACAGACCATCTGCATTGATGCCGAAGCCGCCCATTGACTCATTATCTACATTGGGTGAGTTCTGTCTGCAGGCCTGGAAACACACTTACACACTTTACAAGAAGCGGCTGTTGCCCCTAAATTGGATTACTCTATTCAGAACATTAACCATTTGTAACACTATTTTGTACTGCCTTTGTCAATGGAGCATTGACCTAATCGAAAGTAAAATCGAAATTCAACAGTGTGTTGAGATACTAAGACATTTTGGCGAGCGATGGATCTTTGCCATGAAATGCGCTGACGTTTTCCAG